The Doryrhamphus excisus isolate RoL2022-K1 chromosome 18, RoL_Dexc_1.0, whole genome shotgun sequence genome contains a region encoding:
- the LOC131105860 gene encoding PRELI domain containing protein 3B-like, translated as MKIWTSEHIFNHPWETVTKAAMQKYPNPMNPSVVGVDVLDRSIDQHGRLHSKRLLSTEWGLPSIVKSLIGNTRTCTYIEEHSVVDPRQKSLELQSTNITFTNMVSVDEKLTYKPHPEDADKTILTQEAIISVKGVSLSSYLEGVLASTISTNAGKGREAMEWVIRRLNTEIEELAATARGTMRSTPMAAATISDQ; from the exons ATGAAGATTTGGACATCTGAACACATATTCAA TCACCCATGGGAGACGGTGACCAAGGCTGCTATGCAGAAGTACCCCAACCCCATGAATCCCAGCGTTGTCGGTGTTGACGTTTTGGACCGCAGCATCGACCAGCACGGACGCCTCCACAGCAAAAGGCTGCTCAGCACAGAGTGGGGTCTTCCGTCTATCGTTAAATCT ctCATTGGCAACACGCGGACATGCACGTACATTGAGGAGCACTCGGTTGTTGATCCTCGACAAAAGAGTTTGGAGCTTCAGTCCACAAAT ATCACTTTTACCAACATGGTGTCAGTAGACGAGAAGTTAACTTATAAACCTCACCCAGAGGATGCTGACAA AACAATACTGACACAAGAAGCCATCATCTCTGTGAAAGGAGTAAGTCTCAGCAGCTACCTGGAGGGAGTTTTAGCCAGCACCATCTCCACCAATGCAGGAAAG GGCCGTGAAGCCATGGAGTGGGTGATCAGGCGACTCAACACTGAAATTGAGGAACTGGCAGCGACAGCGCGTGGGACAATGCGCAGCACCCCCATGGCTGCCGCCACCATCTCTGACCAATGA
- the LOC131105857 gene encoding tubulin beta chain isoform X1 yields MREIVHLQIGQCGNQIGSKFWEVITDEHGISPTGIYDGDNNIQLERVNVYFNEAHGQPLLLIVESKLLTILRNAKEMSIVYPGGKYVPRSLLVDLEPGTMDSIRGSRIGALFRPDNFIHGNSGAGNNWAKGHYTEGAELIEQVIDRVRNESESCDCLQGFQLVHSLGGGTGSGMGTLMINKIREEYPDRIMASFSVMPSPKVSDTVVEPYNATLSVHQLLESTDETFCIDNEALYDICFRTLKLTTPTYGDLNHLVSLTMSGVTTSLRFPGQLNADLRKLAVNMVPFPRLHFFMPGFAPLTARGSQQYRALTVPELTQQMFDARNMMTACDPRRGRYLTVAGVFRGRMSTKEVDEQMLSIQQKNSNYFVDWIPHNVKVAVCDVPPRGLKLASTFIGNNTAIQEIFSRIGDQFSLMFKRKAFLHWYIGEGMDELEFTEAESNLNDLVSEYQQYQDATADLESELEDEEEEAPLKAVATVVQSRMEVQMETVTETSRETDD; encoded by the exons ATGCGTGAAATTGTACATCTGCAAATTGGACAATGTGGAAACCAAATCGGCTCAAAG TTCTGGGAAGTGATCACAGACGAGCATGGCATCAGCCCAACCGGCATCTACGATGGAGATAACAACATTCAACTGGAGAGGGTCAATGTCTACTTCAATGAAGCACATGGTCAGCCACTTTTGCTTATAGTAGAGTCCAagttattaacaatattaagaAATGCTAAAGAAATGTCCATTGTGTATCCAGGTGGTAAATATGTACCCAGGTCACTGCTGGTGGACCTAGAGCCTGGCACCATGGACAGCATCAGGGGAAGCCGCATTGGTGCGCTTTTTAGGCCAGACAACTTCATCCACG GCAACTCCGGTGCTGGCAATAACTGGGCGAAGGGCCACTACACAGAAGGAGCCGAGCTGATAGAACAGGTGATTGATCGAGTGAGGAACGAAAGCGAGAGCTGTGACTGCCTGCAAGGCTTCCAGCTGGTCCACTCCCTCGGTGGCGGCACCGGCTCCGGTATGGGAACCCTCATGATCAACAAGATCCGAGAGGAGTACCCTGACCGGATCATGGCCAGCTTCAGTGTCATGCCCTCCCCTAAGGTCTCAGACACGGTGGTGGAGCCCTACAACGCCACCCTGTCGGTCCATCAGCTCCTGGAGAGCACAGACGAGACCTTCTGCATTGACAATGAGGCATTGTACGATATATGCTTCCGTACGCTTAAACTGACCACGCCCACATACGGGGACCTCAACCACTTGGTGTCCTTGACCATGAGCGGTGTTACCACGTCACTGAGGTTCCCTGGGCAGCTCAACGCAGACCTGAGAAAGCTAGCGGTCAACATGGTACCGTTCCCCCGTCTCCACTTCTTCATGCCAGGCTTTGCCCCGCTAACGGCCCGCGGAAGTCAGCAGTACCGAGCCCTCACAGTGCCTGAGCTCACTCAGCAGATGTTTGACGCCCGTAACATGATGACGGCCTGCGACCCCAGAAGGGGCCGCTATCTCACTGTCGCCGGTGTCTTTCGTGGGCGGATGTCCACCAAGGAGGTGGATGAACAAATGCTGTCCATCCAGCAGAAAAACAGCAATTACTTTGTAGACTGGATCCCTCACAACGTCAAGGTCGCCGTATGTGACGTGCCGCCCCGAGGCCTGAAACTGGCCTCCACTTTCATCGGCAACAACACAGCCATCCAGGAGATATTCAGTCGAATAGGTGATCAGTTCTCCCTGATGTTCAAACGCAAGGCCTTCCTCCACTGGTACATTGGCGAGGGAATGGACGAGTTGGAGTTCACCGAGGCCGAGAGCAACCTTAACGACCTGGTGTCAGAATACCAGCAGTACCAAGACGCCACAGCTGATTTGGAGTCAGAATTGGAAGACGAAGAGGAGGAAGCGCCCTTGAAGGCCGTGGCCACAGTGGTTCAGTCTCGGATGGAAGTTCAAATGGAAACAGTGACAGAAACAAGTAGAGAAACTGACGATTAA
- the LOC131105857 gene encoding tubulin beta-6 chain isoform X2 codes for MREIVHLQIGQCGNQIGSKFWEVITDEHGISPTGIYDGDNNIQLERVNVYFNEAHGGKYVPRSLLVDLEPGTMDSIRGSRIGALFRPDNFIHGNSGAGNNWAKGHYTEGAELIEQVIDRVRNESESCDCLQGFQLVHSLGGGTGSGMGTLMINKIREEYPDRIMASFSVMPSPKVSDTVVEPYNATLSVHQLLESTDETFCIDNEALYDICFRTLKLTTPTYGDLNHLVSLTMSGVTTSLRFPGQLNADLRKLAVNMVPFPRLHFFMPGFAPLTARGSQQYRALTVPELTQQMFDARNMMTACDPRRGRYLTVAGVFRGRMSTKEVDEQMLSIQQKNSNYFVDWIPHNVKVAVCDVPPRGLKLASTFIGNNTAIQEIFSRIGDQFSLMFKRKAFLHWYIGEGMDELEFTEAESNLNDLVSEYQQYQDATADLESELEDEEEEAPLKAVATVVQSRMEVQMETVTETSRETDD; via the exons ATGCGTGAAATTGTACATCTGCAAATTGGACAATGTGGAAACCAAATCGGCTCAAAG TTCTGGGAAGTGATCACAGACGAGCATGGCATCAGCCCAACCGGCATCTACGATGGAGATAACAACATTCAACTGGAGAGGGTCAATGTCTACTTCAATGAAGCACATG GTGGTAAATATGTACCCAGGTCACTGCTGGTGGACCTAGAGCCTGGCACCATGGACAGCATCAGGGGAAGCCGCATTGGTGCGCTTTTTAGGCCAGACAACTTCATCCACG GCAACTCCGGTGCTGGCAATAACTGGGCGAAGGGCCACTACACAGAAGGAGCCGAGCTGATAGAACAGGTGATTGATCGAGTGAGGAACGAAAGCGAGAGCTGTGACTGCCTGCAAGGCTTCCAGCTGGTCCACTCCCTCGGTGGCGGCACCGGCTCCGGTATGGGAACCCTCATGATCAACAAGATCCGAGAGGAGTACCCTGACCGGATCATGGCCAGCTTCAGTGTCATGCCCTCCCCTAAGGTCTCAGACACGGTGGTGGAGCCCTACAACGCCACCCTGTCGGTCCATCAGCTCCTGGAGAGCACAGACGAGACCTTCTGCATTGACAATGAGGCATTGTACGATATATGCTTCCGTACGCTTAAACTGACCACGCCCACATACGGGGACCTCAACCACTTGGTGTCCTTGACCATGAGCGGTGTTACCACGTCACTGAGGTTCCCTGGGCAGCTCAACGCAGACCTGAGAAAGCTAGCGGTCAACATGGTACCGTTCCCCCGTCTCCACTTCTTCATGCCAGGCTTTGCCCCGCTAACGGCCCGCGGAAGTCAGCAGTACCGAGCCCTCACAGTGCCTGAGCTCACTCAGCAGATGTTTGACGCCCGTAACATGATGACGGCCTGCGACCCCAGAAGGGGCCGCTATCTCACTGTCGCCGGTGTCTTTCGTGGGCGGATGTCCACCAAGGAGGTGGATGAACAAATGCTGTCCATCCAGCAGAAAAACAGCAATTACTTTGTAGACTGGATCCCTCACAACGTCAAGGTCGCCGTATGTGACGTGCCGCCCCGAGGCCTGAAACTGGCCTCCACTTTCATCGGCAACAACACAGCCATCCAGGAGATATTCAGTCGAATAGGTGATCAGTTCTCCCTGATGTTCAAACGCAAGGCCTTCCTCCACTGGTACATTGGCGAGGGAATGGACGAGTTGGAGTTCACCGAGGCCGAGAGCAACCTTAACGACCTGGTGTCAGAATACCAGCAGTACCAAGACGCCACAGCTGATTTGGAGTCAGAATTGGAAGACGAAGAGGAGGAAGCGCCCTTGAAGGCCGTGGCCACAGTGGTTCAGTCTCGGATGGAAGTTCAAATGGAAACAGTGACAGAAACAAGTAGAGAAACTGACGATTAA